The nucleotide window atttaattgaataatcTTGAAGCGtttatatagttatttttataataaataaatctaacaattttttaagactcaaaaagttattaataaggatatgtacgatgaaatacaaaaatttttgtcaGGTACACAATTTTTATATTCTcctattttgtttattaattattcttatagtttgatatttaaaaatgaaaaaaaaataagcattctcattttttctgttttttcattatttatagaaaaatgAAGACCTTTTTAGatttatatctatattttgGCCTACCacttaaaaaatatgaagacaaatataaatatatatgacaTTTAAGTAAAAACTATCTTTTGTAataattaatatgtattttggtttatatatatatatatatatacttttttattgtgtatttttataatttaacattgtaaaatttttttaatagtagttttaattttaagaaaatatgatataaataagatCATGTCAATATCTATAACAGTATATAATGGCAAAATCTGTTTTggtgtccaatttttttttaaattttgtcttttctaATAATCTATCCCACTATATGTCagttattttacattaaaaaactTTCACTATTTCATCTTCTCTCTTATCACATACATTCACGTTCTCTCTTATCTCATTAATTCACATTTACGGAACTTCTATTATTATCTCTTACCTCCTTTACTATCTATCATCTCAGATTATTGTTattgcataataaaaaaaaacttttttttcttatccaTTTTCTCTTACATCATTCTCATTTTACTTAAATATACCGTAAAACTTAATATAATTTGCCTGAAAaaagttaagtaatttttttatcttataattattttatattttgggattcaaaattttgtatttttatttttattcaaagtttatttttatgttttattttagtttcattaataaaaaatattagcattagttttaatatttaacctttaggataaataaaaagatgggactttttttataaattagatgattgaaaaacaaattattataaaaaaaagttaagtcTATTCTTTACtatagaaatatatataattcactcttgaatttaataaaaataaatatatgcttatttaattttttaaattttacatcaattattaaaatcatGATATAATAGATGTactccaataaaaaaatgaaaataatttcaTAACTTTTTTTGGAATGAAACATaactcaataattataaaatctaataTAAACAACTATAGATAagtaaaataagtaataaaaaaggacataaaatttaacttttttttatttagtacaaaaataaatatagtaaaataaatcaTTGTTTTCATACATAATGGCATAAAATTTAACATTATCCTTCtctagagttatctatttttttagtttttatccttatttttgtactttattttaattttattaaaccaaaaagtactaatgtcatttaattttaatttttaacttactAATTGTCTTAGCAAAAAGCTAGTGTTAGTggaaacaagaacaattaacaatccaaaaattattactaaatattggacattaCAACTCTAGTACCTCATATGCTCAtttttcccaagccaagaggTAGAAATTTACTTCATAATCAAAATTGAGATTTCCACAAATACTTGGTGGACATAATCATAAAacaagacaaaattaaaaaaatgcttGAAACTATGAGCAACAAATGATTAAAAGTAACAATATTAACTTAACCAAGCATATAataatcatcaatcatcaaattcatcaacaagaaatcaaaattacaaaaagtatatatattaacAATATATCTTTAACTAcaagaaagattaacaaaattatagcAATAAAAGAGAGCAAttaagaaatacttacaatagAGGTTAGTaaaaatccaagatcaaaaatGAAAATAGCACTTGGAATATAAAGCTTAATAAAAATCCTAAGAAAGTTGAGAaaaaacttagagaaaaacTAAACCTAAAGCCTCCTAAAGCTATTTAATACTACTCCTAATGATATGCCATGTTTTCTCAAGTGTTGCCCCCTCCATATGAGCTCTAGGCCATCAGATTTGGGCTTCCAAAGCCTTTCAAATGCGAGTCACGTGACTTTTTAATGAAGGCACGCGctggtacctgtgcgtacgcacaagaggcTGTGCACACACACACTTCGCAAAgcttttctcctttgttttTTTCATATTTCCTCTTTCTTGCATGCTTCTCTTCCATTCTTGCCAAGTCATTCTTACATATTACATCTTAAATCACTCACCAAAaatatcaaggtatcgaatgaaatgcaaataaaacaaaaattgattaaattagcACAAAAGAGAATGTTTTCACAATCAAACACAATTCAGGAGGAAACttaaaagcatgctatttaagAGAATAAATGTAGGTTTgcatgatgaaatccactcaatttcaaccaaaaattaCCAttaaatatggattcatcagtcAACTAGCTCAATGCCTGGAATGGCCTTTAGCTCTATGCCTATAGTTGTACTTGAAGAAGCGTTCATAGCATCTTTAACCTTTATAATTTATAGTTGATTTAAATTACGTTAATGATGATGCTTGTGACATTGGTGACAATCGTTCCTTCAATGAGCTTACGAATGCAATGGCTGCTTCTCTTGTGATGATCCCAGTTTCAACAAGGGATTAAAAACCAGATCCTATGGAAGATGCACTGCGGGATGATGAGGATGTGGAGTCTGCCATGATAGATGAAGATAGCGATGAGGATTTAGGGAGCATTCCAATCCGTCAAGGTGACCCCTTGAGTTCCAGAGCGCAACAGTATCCACtgcatttttttactttaaacttGGAGGCCATAGCGTAACAAGATTTTTCGGACGTAAAATTTGGATTTGGAAAAATAGATTCGTATGATATATCGGCTCCAAGTGAGTTTTAAGTTGGACAACAACTTCAAAGTAAAGAGGAAAGTGTGCTTAGGGTCAAGAGTTATAGCATTCATCGTAGGCTTGAATATAGAGTGCTAGAGTCAGATCACATCAAGTAACATAGAAAGTGTAAAGAATTTGTAAAAGGTTACATTGGTTGATTCAGATCATTCTTGATAGTGAAAAGATACTTGGGAAGTCAGAAGATATAATAGACCTCACACatataaaatttaggatttaaaatttaggatttaagtCAGATTTATATTAGAAGGTATAATAGATCCTACTTCGATTTAATTTAGCAGTTTTGCTGCTTACTTCGATTTATAATGTGAATTACTATTAGTAAATCGAATTGCCCTACTTCGATTTACCTTGTCCCATAATTGTGGCTAAATCGGTTTTCAGTGTACCAATTTACTAAGGTGCAAAACCAAAATCGAAGCATTCTCTCCTTTACTACCAAATCGAATTTGTCACCTACGATATACATAAAATATGAATAGAACACACATGTATGCAAAATAGAATTAAGACATCTGCGTAAATTTGAGTCTTaaactatttatttatataaattaccctttaatttagtttattatataataaatgtattcatttattttttgggtAGGTTTAACATTAACCATTATTTAAGGtgattagtttaaaaaaaaatctacttttCTATATATGACTCTTAAGTGATgactgaaaaaaataataacaacaatatagTCTCATCCCCAAAATACTGTTACTCACTTTGATAATATGGcttcaacaataatatttttacatatttgTTTCACATATTGTAGCTCAACATATTCTTAGATATTTGTCTAGGTTTTTAGGAACTATAGACAtaaataaagatataattattttggttaaactttaaaccttaaagtaaaaaaaattggctaaaaaattaaacataaccaaatgccaaattatttttaggaaaaatgactaaaataaaatatttggcCTTTAAATTTATCGAAATAcaactttttcaaattatatataaaaatataatttttcacaAAACTATGTAAACCGTTAGAGAGGTCCCACAGATTCTAAATGAACGTAAATCGCTAGACCCCTCCAGCGGTTTATGTTGGGATGCTAAATGGCTAGAAACCACAGTAGGGATCTTGCGGTTTCTGTGTAAATACGAAATATGCATAAACTGCGACAGGGGTCCAGCAGTTTATACTTGCATCAAATTCACCTATATATACCAACCAAGGGGGAGTGGTGTGATAGTAGAGAGTCATTTTCATACCTTCACAGATGGATAATGAGGAGATTCTTTTAGTTCTAGTCCACTGctctagtaaaataaaaaaaagcaaaaggcaCGGTGATAAGTTCACTGATAAAGAACCGGTGAGCGTTTTTATCCATTTAACAAATACTTTGTCAGAGCTAAAGATGAGTATATTGCAAAAGGTAGGGTTGTGTGGGGCCAAGTGGGTGAAGAAGGTGTTCAACAAGATTTCACTTGCGGTTGTATCAACTGGTGTGCAGTATGAAACATTTGTGATAGGGTCGGACGAAGACATGGAGGTTTTGTTTCATTGTTGGCACAGTTTTCTGGAGGTGAAAATACACGAGCTGTATGCCAAGTTGAAAGATGGTGTCGACAGTTCCGGGGCATCAACATCAAGTCGTTGTGATTAAGTTTTATgttctttctttatttgttttgttgTCCTGTTTTAGTGTATTATGTTGTTGGTATGAATGTTTAGCCCATGTTGTTGATTTCATTTTACTGTAATGTGGTTATCATTTGTGTTTCTCTATGTTAGTTGTGATTCTTTTGAGTAAAGTTGATTTCATTTTGTTCATGATTATGTTGAGTACAAGAAACTAACTTCATTAAATCAAACTATCAACCTATGATTTGGCATACAAAAATTCATGAACATAGTCATTCTCACACAAGAGTACATcttcataaacataaataacCATACATAAGACATACAAAAGTCCATGAAAATAAACAAGGCACACGCGAGTACATGTTTGTAAATATAAATAACCATAAATAAGGCGACACTGGATAACTCTCTTCTCCCTGCGGTCGGATGTCTATAAATACGTAGCCCACCTGAACGAAGAGAATGTTATATGAATGGAAAATGCTATTTGAACATTAAAATTAGCCACTAAAATTAGCCActaatgtatttatgtataaataataaatacatgtgtggtttaatttattttcaatgtatatttatattccagcatgtattttatactggtggctgattttggtgtacacaTAGCGTAACCCTATATGAATATATAAACTGGGAATAACTTAGTTAATAACTAGAACCCTAAAAACTAAAACTGAAAGTCTAAGTGCCCATATATCGATACCTGGAAgccaatgaaaaagaaaaatcgtCGAATCCCCACAGTCTGAGACTAAGGAACCGCCAGAAAATCCAAGACTGCAATAGTTGGAGCGAGCCGGCCAAGTTCGTCACATTTCTGTTGACAACCCGACACATGCATCAATATAGCCAGGCCAATACTGCCAAAGTCCAATTATAACTGTCCATCTCGTCAAACCTCGCCACAAAGGGCAACCACCGAATATGAACCCGATTTTCACTATTGTCACCGAACAACTGAGTAGATAGCAGCATCATAATGTAAGCCCATGCATATATCCATACGGTGTCCTCAGTAGCATCCTACGGCAGCACCCTAAATCTCTCATAGAACCAGGTGAAGTGGACTGTAAAAACTTTACCTTATTTGGTGGGGCAAGCTCGCCAAATAGTTCCTGAAACAACTCCCAAGCGGGTCTGCCATCATATATCAACTTCTCGAAATATGTAAGGCACCCGGATACAGATAAATCATCCACGGGCAACCCTAACTGGTATGCAACATCCTGCAGTGTGATGGTGCACTCCCCGAATGACATGTGCAAGGTGTGCGTCTCAGGACGCCACCTCTCAATGAATACGCTGACGAGTGGCTCATCCAACCAAAACCACCTCGTGTTGAGCCTCATCAGGTGGTCTAAACTTGTCCTCTCCAGATATGATATGATCCTGTCATGCAGAGGCATGTTCTGTTGTCTCCGGatactataaatacacttaCTTGACTGTAGCATGTGAGAGAAATAActaaaaccaaataaaattccatCACTAATAACTTTAAGCCATAGGATACTAAACAAGTTCCGAAACAAATACTAAACTtatcattttaaattcaaattaataaagATTAAATATAATACTcaaatctttaatttaaaataaacaaatactaaacttataattttacaatttaaatcttaaatttaaaaagctaaactacaaaatttataatcttaaaatttaagaatGCAGAATATAAGCATTAGGTtcaatttacaaaatttaatccGTAAGTTTTAAAACCTTAACAACTAAAATTATAATACTTGAATTTAAACTTACATATTCAAAagttagaattttaaaatttagttttcaaaCATGATACTTAGACAACAACCCTACAATCTTTGCAATTTGAACCCTATATCTCAAACACAAGAGGATCATCATTCTACTTAAACTTTTGGTCCTTTCTCTAAATTTTACATCATTACTTTGAAATCTAAAACTGGTCAATCCTAAATTATGTGTTCTAACTACCAAACCTGAATACTATATTTAATGTTATAtgaaatacaataaataaaagaaaacaaacttaTCTTTTCGTTGATGCTGCCGGCTATGTGCGCAACGCCGTTGAGCCGGTAAAGACTGTGTTCGTCCGCCATGGTCCCGGCCCGAAAAAAGTCAGAATGTCTTCCTCACCACACTTCAAAGTGGCTCAAACTGAATAATCCGAGACTCCCTATTTATACTAGAGTATAAACCGCTGGACCCTTCGCAGTTTATGCACGTTTCCACTTTACACAGAAATCGTGAGACTCCTATCGCTGTTTTGGACCATTTTGCTCTTCAACGTAAACTGCGAGAGCCTTACCACAATTTATGTATATTTCGAATCCGTAAAACTCCTCTCGCAGTTTACATAATTTACtgaaaaattgtatttttgtaTGTAATTTGCCAAAGTTATATTTCGATAAATTTAAAgcctaaatattttattttagtaatttattcttatttttatatatattataaaatatgtctcaagacaaattatatatatttttgctaATACTAAGTCATTGTTTAACTACTAATTAAATAcctcaaaagaatcctaaatatagaataatttttctttttttttcattttttaatttttatatctttatccaaaaattgtcttttttttaagttttgtatTCCGTTTTAAAATTTCtgtattaactataaaaaaattatgtttcgaaacttaattaaaagttaattaaaaagtaCTACTTTACcaaatttttcttctcctaTTAACTATAAGATTGAAGTTTATATCTAAGTCAAAGATTGCCCTGCTATAATTGCGAGTCAAAGATATGTTCTTCCTTTAATATTTACAAAGCATACAAtctcatttttgaaaaatttctgCACATGCTCTTAAGTCTTAAGCCTGATTACGAAACTTAAGGGTGAAGCAAATATTAAGTGTGTATTTGGATTAcagtttataaataataattaattttataaatttaaatcttattaattaattttataataaaattaatatttacttactaaaataaaaaatatatataaaaattggcaaaatatatttttatatcaaaaacaaaaataatatataaaaaatatatcaaaatatactttattaaattatattacttataatttttttaatattatcagtactcttttatttaatactattttaatctataaattttaattatttataactttattattagttataattaattttttatttactttattttttaattggatcaataatttatattataaaaaaattataataataaattaatatacaaGAAttacacttaaaaattttaacagagttaaataaaaaataaattttttttattcaaaactaaaaataaaaatttataaaaaagtatacttatatatttaaaatatttgaatactAAAGAAACTACAAGCAAGGAAATAAAGAGCAgaattaagaagaaaaaaataaattcaatccTAACCTAATTTTCTAAACACAAAAACTACAATTTCTAGGACTGCAcacggatcggatcggatatagTCTATGATTCTATCTGATCCACACTACACTCATCGGATTAGATCGGATACGATATtcgcataattaaaaaaaaaaactgttttAAGATGctattttgttgttttaccaTTTTTTCACCTGATTAAATCTATTTACtcctaaaatattatcaataaagttctcttgaataacaaaaaaatatatataataacacaagatctaagtttaattattctgatttgaagtacaacataaaaaattaagaacaaaatatcataaaattcataaaacaatgcactaaaattcatatcacattagAGTTTACTTTTTATACGGATCAGATCAACGGATATCACTGCTAAATCTGCAATTCGATCCTACCATAGTGCGGATCGAATCTGATCCGATCCAATGGCTCTGCAAATCAAATAATATCTGCAAAATTCGGATTCGATCCATGTGCTTCAATACATTCAAATGTGCTTCTCGTGCTTCTcttttttctaactttttaaCGCTAAACCAAACACAGCCTAAGTAAGCGTAAGTAATTGAAGTGTTATAGCATCAAGAAATTGAAAGCAGATACATGTCCCTAAAACAAATTACAACACCAAAGCcttaaaggtaattaaaatgatgacgaaaacaacaaaaaattattaaaaaaagggGAAAGTGTAAAGGAACCTTCCATTAAAAAATAACGTATGTATTAACTTTAATACTAGTGAGAAACAAGGCTCACAATCACTTATCAAATGACCGTAAAAGTTGCATTACATGCATCCAACACCATCAAAATGATAACCGAGTTCATCTAACTGCTGATCTCACTATCCATTTTCATTCTCTTTGAACTTTGTACCGAAGGCACGGCACTACCTCGTGATTGGAATGTTACATCATGTTGGTATGCACAATTAGCACCATTTCGACATCCTCTAGAACTGTTAAAGAATATACAAGGTTTCATTATCTTGGATTTAGTTTCCCTTGATCTAGAATTGTGTTGTGGTGTCTCATGGTTCACCATTGGTCTCTGGATTTGACGGTTAGCAGTGTAAGGGTGGATTTCTTGTCTCTCTTCTCCATGTTGTTGAATTAAGCTCTTGTAATAATTTACATCCTTTGGTAGAGAGACGTCTGAGGCAGAAGAAATTGTAGCTTGACTCATCGGAGGCCTAGGAAGCCATTGGGTAGAAACAGGTCCTACTTGATTTCCACCTGAAGAAGGATAGTTAGGAGACGAAAATGTAACTGATGCTGGTGCACTGGCTTCTACTTGATGACTAGGAAGAGATGGATGTGAAAATGTCACTGAAGATGACCCCGGATTATTTGCACTCTGCAAACTGTTAGAGGCTCCATAATCTCTAACCAGTTTCTCAATCACTTCTGGGTTTTTGAgaatattattgaataattcAGGATCAATCAAATTCCCATGTTCATTATTCTTCATCACACTAGTTAATGCATCAGATAATGAGCCATGAGCTAACTGCACACTTGTATGGGGGTTTGGACCATTTGGTATGCCAGGAGGTAATTCAAAAGAATTAGATTGTGAGATAGAATCAGTTGCAGCATCTTCATCTTCCATAGGTGTAATTGGTATCAAGGTAGTTTGGCTATCAATGCACTGGGAAGCCTCGACATCCGCTGAAACAGATGGGCTGCAAGAAGAAAGAATAACAGTTACATCACTAATGgggaattaaataaaaattactgtACGAGTTTTAAGAGATTCAAACTTTGGGGGGATAGAGGATGGGCGGGGATAAATTGCTTCAAGTACTCTCATCTCCCTCTGACATTGATCTTCTACCTCCTTGCTTTCTTCCCCAGCCACCACTTGCCACACTAAATTAAGTATAATCTGTGAGAATCACAAGATTATTAAGAATCATAATAACACCATAACCCAACTCATGCATTGAATATTGGAAAgtatttaaaaagaatatttaacaTGCGACCTAAAAACAAAACTACCTTGCATGGTGTAGTCCACCTAGACACTGGTATTTGAGACAGATCAACCTCAAAATGGGTCGACGCTTGGGTTCCCTCGAATCCAGGAGGTAGAAAGTCATCAGAACTTGTTCCTCCTGGAGGTAATAGCAATGATGTCTTTGCTTGGAGGTGATCTTGAGAATTTAAACCAACTTGAGAAGGAGATTCCTCTGATAAGAATAACCTAATCTGTTAAACGAAACCCATTAGTTAGCCCAAATACTTCATTCTAATATTTATTCAAAACCAATATTTATGTCACATCTTCTTGAACAACAGTGGCAAGCTTCGAAAGGATTTACTCCAATGAAAACTAGACATAATGTTAAAATGAGCAATATAAACAAATTCAAAGAACAATAACAGTTAACAAAGCAATCTAATGCCCAGACTTATTCAGTAGTTTTTGGAGACGCAATCCCCATGTGCAGCATACCTATACCATATACAATCAAAATTTACATTCAAACCACCAAACCACTAAAGATCTAGTTATCAAAATAAAGTTTTCCTTTTCTATGTCCAACAAATGAAAGCACAAATTGGCATAGTAAGAAAGATAGCAACATCTTGAAAAGAAGGGACCTGGTATCGAGCAATCACTCTCCAATACAtcataaaagatttaaaatcaTTGTAATTGACACAAACCATGAAAGATCATAGGGAcagaactaaaaagaaaactTAGCGGAGCATCAAAAGTAAGATTTACTTAGGTATAAGCTGCAGAAATTGAATTGCCCTGCATAgaattcttccatcaaacttacTTTGCAAGAATGAAAGATTGCAATTGCTACAGGTTGTTCCTAGTCACATCACAACTACCAACAACTCAAATATATAATGTCTGTCCCTACTGGTACTGGTACTCTATCTTAAACATCCATATGATTAATCATCAAGCCACCATGGTGCAAGAAAAATTGCAAAAGAGCTCTAGTATAGTACTGATGGAAATGATAACATTATCATGCAAAATTGATTTGTAGTTCATGTATCTGGTATGCAATTCTCCTACAGGTTATAAGTATACATTTTGCAGCCATGGTCAAATATAGCATCGCCATAGTGGCATAGTCTCATCAACAATTATGAATACACTCTACGAAAACAGatcttttcttttccctctctcTTTTGGCACTGTTTCATGACCTTACTAGTAACTTCAAAAGCAAATTTATCAAGATTACTTTATGAAGAGTTTCAGTTACAGTAAAAATGATCTCTCAAAGCCCTGTTTTGTGTTTGTTCCTATACAACAACAACACATCACTTACTCTtcttctaattatatttttccgATGAAGTTTGAAACTATAATCGGTTAttggatttattttgtttaatcaaAAGTTGTACAGCTtgattgaaaatcaattaggaagTCCACCAGCATTCATAAATTGATGATTAACGCCTGCCATACGAGAACTTCAATTAAGTGCATGTTTCTATGAGATTCAAGAAAGATCAGATTTTGATCAACACGAGGTAGAACTCGCCGATGGTGGCAGTATCATTCAATCATGAATAGAGAAGGGTAAGGCACGCACGCACAGAGAAAAAACAGAATTAGGGATTACAGGATTGTTAATTTGACGGATTGGGAGTGGGCAACTGAATTGAAGGGATAGTAATTAGTTTTTACCTGACAAAGATCTAAATCGGAGGCCCATGAAACTCTTTTCGATTTGTGTAATCCACGCATAGTTAAGGGTAAGGAATGAAGATGAGAGAGTAAACCCTAGTCAGACACACTCGAAGACGAAGACGAAGGCAGAGAAAGACCGGAAGGCAAGACGAGaggatataaataatataatatctttaagttataagaaagaaagaaagaataggGCTCTGCAGCAGCCTCCTATGTATCGCAGTTATTGGGTGTTA belongs to Arachis duranensis cultivar V14167 chromosome 8, aradu.V14167.gnm2.J7QH, whole genome shotgun sequence and includes:
- the LOC107460053 gene encoding zinc finger CCCH domain-containing protein 6; its protein translation is MRGLHKSKRVSWASDLDLCQIRLFLSEESPSQVGLNSQDHLQAKTSLLLPPGGTSSDDFLPPGFEGTQASTHFEVDLSQIPVSRWTTPCKIILNLVWQVVAGEESKEVEDQCQREMRVLEAIYPRPSSIPPNPSVSADVEASQCIDSQTTLIPITPMEDEDAATDSISQSNSFELPPGIPNGPNPHTSVQLAHGSLSDALTSVMKNNEHGNLIDPELFNNILKNPEVIEKLVRDYGASNSLQSANNPGSSSVTFSHPSLPSHQVEASAPASVTFSSPNYPSSGGNQVGPVSTQWLPRPPMSQATISSASDVSLPKDVNYYKSLIQQHGEERQEIHPYTANRQIQRPMVNHETPQHNSRSRETKSKIMKPCIFFNSSRGCRNGANCAYQHDVTFQSRGSAVPSVQSSKRMKMDSEISS